From the Juglans microcarpa x Juglans regia isolate MS1-56 chromosome 7D, Jm3101_v1.0, whole genome shotgun sequence genome, the window ttttatcttcGGTGTCAACCGGACCAATTTTGTAACTTTTGTAGTAATTTACAATTTTCACAatatacatgaatatatatatatataaatatatatttaacattattcatcatccttttaaccatcatcttttcatcatctttttatgTGATATCAAATGATTGACACATATCAGAAGCTCAAGCTGAATGTATGTCAGGGAAGGGTCAGAGGAGTTGGATGAGGGTTTTTAAGCAATATATAACAAAGAATTTTTCAATGATTTAATGCTACATCATAAAATGGTAAAAAGATAATAgttaaaagaaagatgaaaataCATCTCTatgtggggagagagagagagagagagagagagagagggagagggataAGATAtacacataaaaaccttttcacaactatgttttaaatgaaaactaATGATGCATACTTGACTTCACATAGCATCTTGAAGATGACATATTACTAATATTAGATCCCACAACAAAAGACAACCACCTAACCCAAAGAAGAAGATTTACAAGTATCCGGTCCCTCATGAGCGTAAGAAATTACCTCAATTTCTATTTCCGAAACCATAGAAAGCACCCTTGCCAGGTTATTGCATGAAAAGCAAGCTCATCAGTTATGTCCGGTCTCAAATCCCTCACAAGAAATGAGCATGGAGATTTTACTAGCTCAATGTTTTTCTCATAGAGTTCCATTGAAAACAACAATTTCTATTCTAAATTCCCATTCCATGGAAGTCTTTCAATAAGCAAACCATGACTCTGATTCTCATGCTTGAAGCACCTGACAGTGCACAATGTGACTCTTCAAACCACTCCGACCTGCTATACTTGACCATAAATTTGTTACAAGAGTCCTGAAATGACCTTTCCCAGCAATAATATTTTCCCAAAGACGAGGGTTGCTCTCCACCTGTTTATCCGGACTTGAAACATCAACTAGGCTGATGCTCATGTTGTTACGGATAATGCAAAGCTTTCCATTAAGGGAAACAAGAGCAGCAGCCTCAAGAGCACGAGAGCTCCCTAGATGGAGCTTGCTATCTATAAATTTGTCCCACGAATCTGTGGTTCTATCATAAACTCGAAGCTTACATCCATCAAGGCAATCCAAGGCATAGAGCTGTCCATTTAAGGAGATACTAGGGTTCCGCCAACCTGTGACCATGCCATTACTAATAGGGGTCCAGGTATTAGTTTCAGGAGAATAGGCATCACTCATGACCTCACGGTGAGACCCAAGACCTTTTAGAAACCACATTCCATTGTGAACAACTCCAATAAATGGCACCATAGCCGTGCTCATATCTGAGATAAAGCTCCAACGACCCTTGTTGGGGTCATAAACTTCAGCAGAACGGAGAGTCCTTTGGATTCCTTCACATTCTCCGCCAGCCACATAAAGGCAGTTATTTATGACAcaagaaccaaaaaaatgaCGTTTTCTAAGCATGTCCGGTGCCCTATGCCATTTATTTGTCCGGGCACTATAGAAAATTACCCGTCTCATGGATCGCTTTAGTGGATCTTTTCCTCCAAATAAGTAAAGGCGGCATCCACTAAGAACAGCACAGCCAAAACCCAGAGCTTCAGAATATTCCCCAGGAACAGGTGGAAGTGGCTGCCATAGCTGGTAGGTAGGATCAAAAGCATGCCAAGAAACCCTTCCATCACGATCTCTTTTGATGACATAAACCCATTCTTCAGCCATCCCAAGGCTTTTCCTAAGGGAGTAAAAGAAATTTCCAGCCAGAAGACGATACCATCTCCTGCAAACTAGACGAAGCTTTCTATGTTCAATACGAGGGACTCGGATCAAACAAGCAATGGCAAGATCATCAGGAAGGCCAGGCAGGAGGGGTAGCTGCACTCGAGTCCTTTCTCGTCGTAAGTTTTTGCTCTTGTGTGCATTAGGATTGATATCTGGCTGAATGCAAAGTTTTGATCCCGGGACAAATTTTTTTGCCCCGGCAACAGTTTTCAAGCCTGAATCTACTCTGCAATAGCACGATACAGAATCAACCTGCAAAAATTCCATGTTAGAATGCAAGACACGTCAAGATGTATATACCAAAAATAGTGATAAACATAACCCTGCCTCAATGAGCATGTTTGTGTGAAAATATGAGAGTTAACACAAGAAGAGTGGAAACAAATGACGCATAGTAAATTATGGAGTGCCACACACCCAGATGATGGCAGATCTAATATTAGTTTGCCAGTAAAACAAGGCAATGCACTGGTGCACCAATACAGTATATCTGCAGAAAAAGATGCACAATTACGCATGGCTCATTCTCCTATGAGCACCATGAAATCTCACAAGCAAGGAAGGAAAGAggcatcatcatcactagtGTCAGTACTTTACACACAAATATGAACAAGAGCATTTGATTCATATAGCAGCGTTCACatcccttttcattttctaaagcAAATCATACATAAGTCAAGGATATGAATCACCAGGGCCCATTCGAAATATATCCCCAGGATTATTGATCAGAGCTTGGAGTCTCAATCGGTTCTATTTAGAAGGGGTAGAGACTTTAGAAGATTTTATTAGCAAGTGCATGATATTGAACCAAAAAGGGAAGACATTGCAAATTTCATAGAGCTTGGATGTTGGTTCTTATCTTCGCTACTAAGTCCAAGTGCTAAAGGCCTGTATCCTAGCTCAGGATGTGCATCTTCTTccttagatttttctttattagttCCTGGATGATGTTGAAAGACACAGAAATTGGAATTTTAAGTCATTAGCTATCTACGGAGACAAAAAATGCTTGATCCAAGATAATCTTCCCTATGATAACAACAGAATTTAAGCAACTCAGCTAGTAGAGGAAGTTAGAGCTAATAATCAGTCAACAAAGTGCTCAAGCGTTTCATTGAGTCTCAACattgtatatgtatataaatataaaaaatatagagataaCCACAATTGATCCTACATGACCTGGAAATTGTTTACTCTTATCCTCGTATAGTCCCTACAGATACATCAAGTTACCCTTCCTTTTATTTGTAACATTTCTTTAAAGGGAAATGCTATATACTACACTCTCATCCCACTCTCTTATAGTGATGATGTGCTATAATCCATAACCCTcgaatttgttattttaaaagACAATATCTGGACTAATGCTTGAGAGAGTAGCATATGGTATAACTCCtctttaaaatatacaaaaatatctctcatcTTTCTAGCATCCCCTCTTTCATGTATATTCTAATTTTTACAACCTCTCGTATTTGTGGCCATTTTCACCCTATGTCAGGTGCTCTTATCAATTCCAACAAAGAAACCCAAGCCCGCATCTATTCAtgattcaatttaattttttggttttttacaAGGTGGCAACCAAAGTACATGGGTAGCACACAATAGAAAATTCTCATGGATAAATTTCAAAAGCTTTAAGTAAATCTTGAAGTGCATTCCATCCTCCAAAGAGATTAACATACAAAAGTACTTCCCATAATAATCAAACTCTTAACCAGAAAAGAGGTAAGGCATACATTTATATTCATTCATGATACAAACCATATTATTacattaacaaaattaatattaataatcaaCAAAGccagaacaaaaaaaagaaaaagaaaagggccATCATCCAAGAGACCTGTGTCTACTCATGGACACAAACAGAGACAAAAACTAAATCGTGAAAGAAAACAATGACAGATACATAGACAAAAGAGTTGACCATCATCAGAATTTATTAGTTGGCAGATACATTGGCAAGTTGTTGAAGGTGATTACATATACACATAGAAAAGGGAATCAAGAACAAGATACAATACTATGAACAATTCATAAGGTTTTCAAAACTTCGTTTGAAtggaaaatgacaaaattttagaaattgataataataataaccaacAAACAAAATAGAAGAAGGTTTAAGGCCTTGCAAAAGTAAGACCATCCATGGTAATGGATGAAAAGAGCATACATCTGGGCAGGTATCCACAAAAAGGTGGttgagtaagaaaaaaaattaaatgccaagaaagagaa encodes:
- the LOC121239359 gene encoding F-box/kelch-repeat protein At1g55270; amino-acid sequence: MEQSSNAQRGIRIQPPLVDSVSCYCRVDSGLKTVAGAKKFVPGSKLCIQPDINPNAHKSKNLRRERTRVQLPLLPGLPDDLAIACLIRVPRIEHRKLRLVCRRWYRLLAGNFFYSLRKSLGMAEEWVYVIKRDRDGRVSWHAFDPTYQLWQPLPPVPGEYSEALGFGCAVLSGCRLYLFGGKDPLKRSMRRVIFYSARTNKWHRAPDMLRKRHFFGSCVINNCLYVAGGECEGIQRTLRSAEVYDPNKGRWSFISDMSTAMVPFIGVVHNGMWFLKGLGSHREVMSDAYSPETNTWTPISNGMVTGWRNPSISLNGQLYALDCLDGCKLRVYDRTTDSWDKFIDSKLHLGSSRALEAAALVSLNGKLCIIRNNMSISLVDVSSPDKQVESNPRLWENIIAGKGHFRTLVTNLWSSIAGRSGLKSHIVHCQVLQA